Proteins found in one Candidatus Saganbacteria bacterium genomic segment:
- the hisA gene encoding 1-(5-phosphoribosyl)-5-[(5-phosphoribosylamino)methylideneamino]imidazole-4-carboxamide isomerase, translating into MFEIIPAVDILNGKCVRLKQGSFDKETVFFQNPLDAAKHFVEKGAKRLHIVDLDGARTGTPKNFEIIKTISENITIPIQVGGGYRKMEDIEALVSLGISRVVLGTSAIFNPNLIMNVCERYDDQIVVAVDAKDGKVMANGWTNVSQKSATSLAQEAVRIGVKRFIFTDISRDGMMAGPNFDAIQKFASSVDVPVIASGGITKKEDVDKLRALKVEGCVIGQALYIGAIKLEDIL; encoded by the coding sequence ATGTTCGAAATAATACCTGCGGTAGATATTTTAAATGGTAAGTGCGTAAGGCTTAAACAAGGAAGCTTTGACAAGGAGACTGTATTCTTTCAAAACCCTCTTGATGCCGCAAAGCATTTTGTCGAAAAAGGCGCAAAACGCCTCCATATTGTTGACTTAGACGGCGCAAGGACCGGGACTCCAAAGAACTTTGAAATAATAAAGACCATTTCCGAAAATATAACGATCCCGATCCAAGTCGGCGGCGGGTACAGGAAGATGGAAGATATCGAAGCTTTGGTCTCTCTTGGTATTTCTCGCGTAGTCCTTGGGACTTCCGCTATATTCAATCCAAACTTAATTATGAATGTTTGCGAGAGATATGACGACCAAATAGTAGTTGCAGTTGATGCCAAAGACGGTAAAGTCATGGCCAACGGTTGGACAAATGTTTCACAAAAAAGCGCAACTTCTCTTGCACAAGAAGCGGTTAGAATTGGCGTTAAGAGGTTTATATTCACCGATATAAGCCGCGACGGCATGATGGCAGGCCCAAACTTTGATGCGATCCAAAAGTTCGCTTCATCTGTGGATGTCCCAGTTATCGCTTCAGGCGGAATAACAAAAAAAGAAGATGTCGACAAACTTCGAGCTCTAAAAGTTGAAGGCTGCGTTATAGGGCAAGCGCTCTATATTGGAGCGATCAAGCTAGAAGATATTCTTTAA
- the groES gene encoding co-chaperone GroES encodes MSVNKLTPLGDRVVIQPAPSEEKTRSGIVIPDSAKEKPSEGTVIAVGFGRILDNGQKVPVEVKIGDKVIYSKYGGTEVKIDNVEYIILQERDILAVKG; translated from the coding sequence ATGTCAGTAAACAAATTGACCCCATTAGGCGACAGAGTCGTGATCCAGCCCGCGCCATCCGAAGAAAAAACGCGTTCGGGGATAGTGATCCCAGATAGCGCAAAAGAAAAGCCTTCGGAGGGAACGGTAATAGCTGTAGGTTTCGGAAGAATACTCGATAATGGCCAAAAGGTGCCAGTTGAAGTTAAAATTGGCGATAAAGTAATTTATAGCAAATATGGCGGCACAGAGGTTAAGATCGACAATGTGGAATATATAATTCTACAGGAAAGGGATATATTAGCAGTTAAAGGATAA
- the groL gene encoding chaperonin GroEL (60 kDa chaperone family; promotes refolding of misfolded polypeptides especially under stressful conditions; forms two stacked rings of heptamers to form a barrel-shaped 14mer; ends can be capped by GroES; misfolded proteins enter the barrel where they are refolded when GroES binds) yields the protein MASKQMKFGDEAWRAVEKGVAKVANAVKITLGPRGRNVVLEKKWGSPTITNDGVTIAKEIDLEDPFENMGAQLLKEVASKTNDIAGDGTTTATVLGQIIFKEGLKNVVSGANPMALKKGIQLAVETAVAELKKQSKPVETKEAIAQVATISANNDLEIGNLIADAMEKVGKDGVITVEESKGIETTLDVVEGMQFDKGYASPYMVTDRDRMESVLEDCLMLITDKKISAVKDLLPSLEKSVQLSKPLLLIADDIEGEALATIVVNKLRGTLNCVAVKAPGFGDRRKAMLEDIAILTGGEVASEDKGLTLENVQDNWFGKAKKVVIKKETTTIIEGAGSQKSVKDRISQIKKEIEASDSSYDKEKLQERLAKLSGGVAVVKAGAATETELKEKKHRIEDALSATRAAVEEGIIAGGGSSLVHIIPFLEKLEAGTQGDERVGVSIVRRSLEEPLKQIATNAGWEGSVVAERVRKEKPGTGFNAQTFEYVDMFKAGIVDPLKVTRSALQNAASIASLLLTTDVLIAEKPEEDKKMPQMPGGGGMGGYGGMEGMM from the coding sequence ATGGCATCTAAACAAATGAAATTCGGCGATGAAGCTTGGCGCGCGGTCGAAAAAGGCGTAGCCAAAGTAGCTAACGCCGTAAAGATAACACTTGGACCAAGAGGACGGAACGTAGTTCTAGAGAAGAAATGGGGATCACCGACGATCACAAATGACGGTGTAACTATTGCAAAAGAGATCGACCTTGAAGATCCGTTTGAAAATATGGGGGCCCAATTATTAAAAGAAGTGGCTTCCAAGACCAACGACATTGCAGGTGACGGAACAACCACGGCAACTGTATTGGGACAGATCATATTTAAGGAAGGGTTAAAGAATGTTGTATCAGGCGCTAACCCTATGGCGCTTAAAAAAGGGATACAGCTAGCAGTTGAGACAGCGGTTGCCGAGCTTAAAAAGCAAAGCAAGCCTGTTGAAACAAAAGAAGCTATCGCACAGGTTGCGACAATTTCCGCGAACAATGATCTGGAGATCGGGAACTTGATCGCCGATGCAATGGAAAAAGTCGGAAAAGACGGCGTTATAACCGTTGAAGAATCAAAGGGAATAGAAACAACCCTTGATGTAGTGGAAGGCATGCAATTCGATAAAGGATATGCCTCTCCTTATATGGTAACCGACCGCGATCGTATGGAATCGGTGCTTGAAGACTGCTTGATGCTTATTACAGATAAGAAAATATCAGCAGTCAAAGATCTTCTTCCTTCGCTTGAAAAATCGGTCCAATTAAGCAAGCCATTGCTTCTTATTGCCGATGATATCGAAGGCGAAGCATTGGCAACGATCGTCGTAAACAAGCTCCGCGGCACCCTTAACTGCGTTGCGGTTAAAGCTCCGGGATTTGGCGACAGAAGAAAAGCCATGCTTGAAGATATAGCCATTTTGACCGGCGGCGAAGTCGCATCCGAGGACAAGGGTTTAACTTTGGAGAATGTGCAGGATAATTGGTTCGGAAAAGCCAAGAAAGTCGTGATTAAAAAAGAAACCACAACGATAATCGAAGGCGCCGGATCGCAGAAGTCGGTAAAAGACAGGATATCCCAGATCAAGAAAGAGATCGAGGCATCCGATTCGTCTTACGACAAGGAAAAATTACAGGAAAGGCTAGCGAAACTTTCCGGTGGTGTCGCTGTTGTTAAAGCAGGCGCCGCCACAGAAACCGAGCTTAAAGAAAAGAAGCACCGCATCGAAGATGCACTTTCGGCGACCCGCGCGGCTGTCGAAGAAGGCATCATTGCTGGCGGAGGTTCAAGCTTGGTGCATATAATCCCATTCCTTGAAAAACTTGAAGCCGGAACTCAAGGTGACGAAAGAGTAGGCGTATCGATAGTTAGGCGCTCGCTCGAAGAACCTCTAAAGCAGATCGCGACGAACGCGGGATGGGAAGGATCTGTTGTTGCCGAACGCGTCAGAAAAGAGAAGCCAGGAACAGGATTCAATGCCCAAACCTTTGAATATGTTGACATGTTCAAAGCAGGCATTGTTGATCCTCTAAAGGTCACTCGTTCCGCATTGCAAAATGCCGCATCTATTGCTTCACTGCTATTAACTACAGACGTACTGATAGCTGAAAAGCCGGAAGAAGACAAGAAAATGCCTCAAATGCCAGGCGGCGGCGGAATGGGCGGATACGGCGGGATGGAAGGGATGATGTAG
- a CDS encoding phosphoenolpyruvate carboxykinase (GTP): protein MPTKHKKINQWIKECAKLCNPDKIVVCDGSLEEKARLEAEAIKTGELIELNQKKMPGCFYHRTAVNDVARTEHLTYICTKNKNDAGPTNNWMPPKEGYKKSRELFKNSMVGRTMYVIPFSMGPVGSPFSKLGVEITDSIYVVLNMRIMTRIGTEVTEKLDLDGDFTKCLHSKADLDINKRLILHFPEDNTIWSVGSGYGGNVLLGKKCLALRIASWQGRQEGWMAEHMLIMGVEDPTGYIAYVAAAFPSACGKTNLAMLIPPEGLKRKGYRIWTVGDDIAWMRIDSDGQLWAINPEYGMFGVAPGTNTKTNPNAMVTIKENTIYTNVLLKMDDTVWWEGGDPPTPNEGIDWQGRPWKPGMQDENGKVIKGAHPNSRFTAPLSQCPSITNRLEHHHGVPISAIVFGGRRAHLAPLVYEAFNWQHGVFVGATMASEVTAAQVGNQGVVRRDPMAMLPFCGYNMGDYFKHWLEMGKKMEKAPKIFNVNWFRTDPKGKFLWPGYGENLRVLEWIIDRCRGTAKAAKAPIGFIPKQKDLDLTGLKINKGNMEKLLTIDKKDWVDEIKDQKEFFKMFGKDLPDELWDEHNALRKRLGL, encoded by the coding sequence ATGCCGACAAAACACAAAAAGATCAATCAATGGATAAAAGAATGCGCAAAACTGTGCAATCCGGACAAGATCGTTGTTTGCGACGGATCGCTTGAAGAAAAAGCGCGTCTTGAAGCGGAAGCCATTAAAACCGGGGAACTTATTGAATTGAACCAAAAGAAGATGCCCGGATGCTTTTATCACAGGACGGCAGTGAACGACGTCGCCCGCACCGAACATTTAACATATATCTGCACGAAAAATAAAAATGACGCGGGACCAACGAACAATTGGATGCCCCCAAAAGAGGGCTATAAAAAATCTAGGGAGCTTTTCAAGAATTCGATGGTCGGGCGTACTATGTATGTTATCCCATTTTCAATGGGGCCCGTTGGATCTCCATTCTCCAAATTAGGCGTTGAAATAACAGATAGCATTTACGTTGTTCTTAATATGCGAATAATGACGAGAATTGGAACTGAAGTCACAGAAAAGCTCGATCTTGACGGTGATTTTACAAAATGCCTCCACAGCAAAGCCGACCTTGATATAAACAAAAGGCTCATCCTTCATTTCCCGGAAGATAATACGATCTGGAGCGTAGGGTCTGGCTACGGCGGCAATGTTCTTCTTGGCAAGAAATGCCTCGCTTTAAGGATAGCCTCATGGCAAGGCAGACAAGAAGGCTGGATGGCCGAGCATATGCTTATTATGGGAGTTGAAGATCCGACTGGTTATATTGCCTATGTTGCGGCCGCGTTCCCATCGGCTTGCGGAAAAACAAATCTCGCAATGCTCATCCCTCCGGAAGGTTTAAAACGAAAAGGGTACAGAATATGGACCGTTGGCGACGATATCGCTTGGATGAGGATCGATTCTGACGGACAGCTTTGGGCAATTAATCCTGAATACGGGATGTTTGGCGTTGCCCCTGGAACAAACACAAAAACCAACCCAAACGCGATGGTAACTATCAAAGAAAATACGATCTACACAAATGTCCTGTTAAAAATGGACGACACAGTTTGGTGGGAAGGCGGCGATCCGCCAACTCCAAATGAAGGGATAGATTGGCAGGGAAGGCCTTGGAAACCGGGAATGCAGGACGAAAATGGAAAAGTTATAAAAGGCGCGCATCCAAACAGCCGGTTTACAGCTCCTTTATCGCAATGCCCGTCGATCACTAATAGGCTTGAGCACCACCACGGCGTTCCAATTTCTGCAATAGTATTTGGCGGAAGAAGGGCTCATTTGGCGCCTTTAGTTTATGAAGCATTCAATTGGCAGCATGGCGTTTTCGTTGGCGCCACTATGGCATCAGAGGTCACAGCGGCGCAAGTAGGGAACCAAGGCGTTGTTAGGCGCGATCCAATGGCCATGCTTCCGTTCTGTGGATACAATATGGGCGATTATTTCAAACATTGGCTAGAAATGGGAAAGAAAATGGAAAAAGCCCCAAAGATTTTCAATGTCAATTGGTTCAGGACCGATCCTAAAGGCAAATTCTTATGGCCTGGATACGGCGAAAACTTACGGGTTCTTGAATGGATAATCGACAGGTGCAGGGGCACGGCAAAAGCCGCAAAGGCTCCAATTGGCTTTATCCCGAAACAAAAAGATCTTGATTTGACAGGGCTTAAGATCAATAAAGGTAATATGGAAAAACTATTGACTATCGATAAAAAAGATTGGGTGGATGAAATTAAAGATCAAAAAGAATTCTTTAAGATGTTTGGAAAAGACCTTCCTGATGAACTATGGGACGAACACAACGCATTGAGAAAGAGGCTGGGGCTTTAA
- a CDS encoding FAD-binding oxidoreductase: protein MLKKTDQSAIKSYLEDSSNLKGCFAEGVYFPDNEKEIGEALKECASKQVPITVSAGCTGTTGGCIPYGGWLLGTEKLNKIITIDEKKKFAIIQPGVSLRNFQGQLQGRGLFYPPDPTETSAFLGGNVATNASGSRSYRFGSTRDWVRRLKVVLTNGEVLELIRNPKSEIRNKFELPKYKMPNVKSSAGYYSSPNMDLIDLFIGSEGTLGVVSEIEVGLIPKMFDTFDIIAFFPSEEKVIQFVESAKKQKDVLTLEYFDRNSLELLRSDHPNIPQDAGSAIYLETELTGTTGITGSTGSTSLDKWAAILESNGANLETSWLGMNEKQKAELKEFRHSMPEHLNEEFRKHNTVKLATDIAVPDDRFREMLDYYNTRLASRSTHLFFVKFGHIGQSHLHVNLVPRTQEDIPLAKELIMLFVKKAISLGGTCSAEHGIGKIKYPYLHEMFGDSGIAEMIRIKKLFDPACVLGLGNIFPADRLK from the coding sequence ATGCTAAAGAAAACCGACCAAAGTGCTATAAAATCATACCTCGAAGACAGCTCAAATCTTAAGGGATGCTTTGCTGAAGGCGTCTATTTTCCTGATAATGAAAAGGAAATTGGCGAAGCGCTAAAGGAATGCGCGTCAAAACAGGTGCCGATTACGGTTTCAGCGGGTTGTACGGGGACAACAGGAGGATGCATACCATATGGTGGCTGGTTGCTTGGGACTGAAAAGCTAAACAAAATCATCACCATCGATGAAAAAAAGAAGTTCGCAATAATTCAACCGGGGGTTTCATTGAGAAATTTTCAAGGACAATTACAAGGACGAGGTTTGTTCTACCCCCCAGACCCGACCGAAACATCAGCCTTTCTTGGAGGAAATGTCGCTACAAACGCTTCAGGCTCCAGAAGCTACCGATTTGGGTCGACACGAGATTGGGTTCGCCGGTTGAAAGTAGTTTTGACAAATGGAGAAGTTTTGGAATTAATCCGAAATCCTAAATCCGAAATCCGAAACAAATTCGAATTACCAAAGTATAAAATGCCAAACGTCAAGTCTTCCGCCGGTTACTATTCATCACCCAATATGGACTTGATCGATCTATTTATAGGATCGGAAGGAACGCTTGGAGTTGTTTCGGAGATCGAAGTCGGGCTTATTCCAAAGATGTTCGATACTTTTGATATTATCGCCTTTTTCCCGTCGGAAGAAAAAGTCATTCAATTCGTTGAATCGGCAAAGAAGCAGAAAGATGTTTTAACTCTTGAATATTTCGATCGCAATTCACTTGAACTATTAAGGTCTGATCATCCAAATATCCCGCAAGATGCCGGCTCTGCAATATATTTAGAAACAGAATTAACAGGAACAACAGGCATAACGGGCTCAACAGGTTCAACGTCCTTAGATAAATGGGCAGCTATTTTGGAAAGTAATGGCGCCAATTTGGAAACATCTTGGCTTGGAATGAATGAGAAGCAAAAAGCAGAATTAAAAGAATTTCGCCACAGTATGCCGGAGCATTTGAATGAAGAGTTTAGAAAACACAATACCGTCAAGCTTGCGACGGATATTGCCGTTCCTGACGATAGGTTTCGTGAGATGTTGGATTATTACAATACGCGTCTCGCGTCTCGCAGTACGCATCTCTTTTTTGTAAAATTCGGCCATATCGGACAAAGCCATCTTCATGTCAATTTAGTACCGAGAACGCAGGAAGATATTCCGCTCGCAAAAGAGCTCATTATGTTATTTGTTAAAAAGGCTATTTCTTTAGGAGGCACCTGCTCTGCCGAGCACGGTATCGGCAAGATCAAGTATCCTTATTTGCATGAGATGTTTGGGGATTCAGGCATTGCTGAAATGATACGAATAAAGAAGCTATTTGATCCTGCTTGCGTTTTGGGATTGGGCAATATATTTCCCGCAGATAGGTTGAAGTGA
- a CDS encoding ROK family protein → MKKYFAGIDIGGTKIASAIADSNGKIVSDINVPTHADQGKTKVIANIIKSVKTLIAGNKVKVSAIGIGAPGPIIYDKGIIINPPNLSGWKKVNLKSILEDEFNMPVYVDNDANCAALGEALFGAGVNAKDFLYITVSTGIGGGIIIDRKIYRGKNGSAGEFGHMIIDPSGYKCGCGNYGDLEAMASGTSIRKRSGDDAMAIHIKAGQGDKKALKVIDETTKYLGMGLANLINIFNPELVVVGGGLSNMGELLLKPTRKYAKEYSLPLPYSSVKIVRAKLGSNSGVMGAIALCL, encoded by the coding sequence ATGAAGAAGTATTTCGCAGGCATCGACATCGGGGGTACCAAAATTGCCTCTGCTATAGCTGATTCCAATGGAAAAATAGTTTCCGATATCAATGTGCCGACCCATGCCGATCAGGGTAAAACAAAAGTAATAGCCAACATCATTAAATCAGTCAAGACTTTGATCGCGGGGAATAAAGTAAAAGTTTCTGCGATCGGCATCGGTGCACCGGGGCCTATAATATATGATAAAGGAATAATAATTAACCCGCCCAACCTTTCCGGCTGGAAGAAAGTCAACTTAAAAAGCATCCTCGAAGATGAGTTTAATATGCCCGTTTATGTCGATAATGACGCAAACTGCGCTGCTCTTGGCGAGGCATTGTTCGGCGCCGGTGTTAATGCGAAAGATTTTCTATATATAACGGTATCAACTGGAATTGGCGGCGGCATTATTATCGATCGAAAGATATATCGCGGCAAGAACGGATCAGCCGGAGAGTTCGGCCATATGATAATCGATCCTAGCGGATATAAATGCGGGTGCGGGAATTACGGTGATCTTGAGGCAATGGCTTCGGGCACTTCAATAAGGAAAAGATCCGGTGATGATGCAATGGCGATCCATATCAAAGCAGGACAAGGCGATAAGAAAGCGCTGAAAGTCATAGATGAAACGACAAAATATTTGGGTATGGGCTTAGCTAATCTTATTAACATATTTAATCCCGAACTTGTCGTAGTCGGGGGCGGACTTTCAAATATGGGCGAGTTATTATTAAAACCTACGCGCAAATATGCCAAAGAATATTCCCTCCCCTTGCCCTACTCATCTGTAAAAATAGTTAGGGCCAAGCTCGGCTCAAATTCGGGTGTTATGGGGGCGATAGCCTTATGCCTATAG
- the hisH gene encoding imidazole glycerol phosphate synthase subunit HisH translates to MPIAIINYGAGNLRSVEKAFEKLGFHAEITKDNTAIKNADGIVLPGVGAFDAAMSELRKENLEKVIFEVIGLGKPFLGICLGYQMLFDSSEEGNLKGFGILKGQVKRFDFNNSSFVNLSVPHMGWNRLLLKHRSPIFSGIISGSMVYFAHSFYPVPVDDMIISSSTDYGIEFASSVSKGNIFGIQFHPEKSGEVGLKILKNFGALCSK, encoded by the coding sequence ATGCCTATAGCCATCATCAATTACGGCGCGGGGAATTTGCGAAGTGTTGAAAAGGCTTTTGAAAAACTTGGGTTCCACGCTGAAATAACCAAAGACAATACTGCAATAAAAAACGCCGATGGGATCGTACTTCCCGGAGTCGGAGCATTTGATGCTGCAATGTCCGAGCTTCGAAAAGAAAATCTTGAAAAAGTGATCTTTGAAGTTATAGGCCTTGGAAAGCCATTTTTGGGCATATGTCTCGGCTATCAGATGTTGTTTGATTCGTCCGAAGAAGGGAATCTAAAGGGTTTTGGAATACTTAAAGGCCAAGTTAAGAGGTTTGATTTTAATAATTCTTCTTTTGTAAACCTATCTGTGCCGCACATGGGCTGGAACAGATTGCTTTTAAAACACAGATCGCCCATATTTTCTGGAATTATTTCCGGCTCTATGGTATACTTTGCTCATTCATTCTATCCCGTGCCAGTTGATGATATGATAATTTCTTCTTCGACCGATTATGGGATAGAATTTGCTTCATCGGTTTCTAAGGGGAATATTTTCGGCATCCAATTCCACCCCGAAAAATCTGGAGAAGTCGGGCTTAAAATTTTAAAGAACTTTGGAGCGTTATGTTCGAAATAA